A region of the Thamnophis elegans isolate rThaEle1 chromosome 1, rThaEle1.pri, whole genome shotgun sequence genome:
AATAATCgatataattaaacaaataatcgataatgataataatgtatacaatgtgtagtgttatgataagtaataattggatatgaatattgaatggtacccatgaaaggaagattagaaatccttttggattatatacataggtgaataaaaagaactaagttagatacagttaagttttgattattagggggaaaatgttatgatacaggatatagtcaaataaaggagggataacgatgacaacctatatacatatatatgagtataatataaggaaactagatgaaaattgccaacagcgatttggaaaggaggattagaaaagtctgttattaaatattatggacgtTTAACTAGAACAGGACATAAAGATTCAGTGTTAtttgaggattttagaaatattaaatgaaatgccattatttggttatgtattaaattttggtatattttatgatgaaggatgtttaaataattatagccaaatataaatggaggtacaagggtaacatgtataaatatatgagttaaaatacttgagttaatatgaattatgcttgatgactgtggaagagatgcatgaaaaccttttgtaaccaactgatacactttctacagtatgtaaggaaggaagattttatgtcttgtgtttgttttggaaaaaaaaatattaaaaaaaatatccagatgcATCTTGAATACTTGAACACTATGccccatctaacaaaatgaaattcaatgtagagaaaaataaattcaattcaattcaattcaatttattagatttataggccgcccaatcccggaggactccgggcgtaagtgtaaagtcttacacttaggcaagacaAACCAAAAatgcacatatagactgggtgaaaccaggattaatagcagtaattgtgagagggatcttggagtcttactggacaaccaattaaatatgagccaaaggtgtgtggcagcagcaaaaaaaagccaatgcaatcctaaattgcattaacagaggggtgcaatcaagatcaagtgagatactaataccactctataaaggctTTCTAAAGccatacctagaatactgcatccagttttggtcactacactataaaaagatgttgagattctagaaagattgcagaaaagagcaaccaagattattaggggactggaggctaaaacatacattgaacgattgcaggaactggacgtggctagtctagtgaagagaaggaacaggggaGGCATGatcacagtcttccaatatttgtggggctgccacagagaggtcaGGTCAAgtaatttttcaaagcacctaaaagccagacaaggaataatggatggaaactgaacaaggagagattcaacctagaaataaggataaattttatgacagtgagaacaatcaacccatggaagagaagttgctttcagaagtaatgggagcttcatcactagaggctttctagaagagactgaactgccaatggtcagaaatggtgtagggtatcctgcttggatggggggttggactacatgacctaaatggtcccttccaactttgttactctgtaatttgtctatggagattctcagtcatcaaggtcatggttgtACCAAACGTGGTTTTTCAAGAGACAgatgaactttctggttttttttctttgaagacatttcctttctcatccaaTAAGATTCTTCAActctggatggtggagaatggaaggatctaTATCCTTGCATTGGATTCATATCTTTCCATTCcctgccatccagtcagagccaaagaagcttctcAGATAAGAGAAGcctcaaatgtcttcaaagaaaaacccagaaagtccagttgcctcttgaaaaagcacctttaggacatgAGTTCCTGCATGTGTTCATCTTAGTTTTCAGCCTCCAGCCGTCtaatctctgcactctttctagagctccAGTATCTCTTTTATGTGATAGCAaagttggatgcagtattccaagtgtcttcttaacaaggtattataaagtggcactaatgCTTCgcatggtcttgattctatccctctgtaaaAGCAGCCTTCATCCATGAGGGCAAAACTGAACAACTGAATATCATCAGCCTAAGAAAGATACCTGATGTCAACCAAGAAGGCCTTATTCATACACTCTGAAAGATGGTGGATTGGGCTCAATCTCTTCCCACCAACCAACACTGAATTGGTCCACCTTCGGATGAAGGAGAGAACCACATAACAGGATGCACAAATTCTCTGTTCCTCCCATTTCCAATTTCATCTGCTACTCTGCGGTGACAAATAAACTAGTTATTCCCAGTTACAAAAGTATAACTGATTCTCATGTGCCAACAAACCCCCCATTAGCACTCATACTAGCTGACCAACTATGGCCCAAGCCAAACTCCATCTTGTATGCAGGAGGTCAGTTTCGTGGAGGTCAAATTCACAACTTCACCATGACTCCATCTGCTCTGTGCATTACAAGAAACACAAACATGCTGTTTTTTTCATTCTGGTGTATCAGAAGCTATAGCTACTTGGGTAGAACAATTGCTTTCCCTTGCAATTATCAGAAGTACAGTAATTCTTTGGGTATCCCCTGTGGATTTCTTGATACACATTTATCTCTTCTAAGATAAAACCTGCTTTAAAATATATGTCTGAGTTCTCCAAGCGGGGGCAAAACATGTCACTTTAGCTGTCTTGGAAAGAGCTCACTCCTGGGTTTGAAGAGACTCACACGACTTTTTTTCCTCTATGATCACAGCCCAAACACAGCTAAGAAGAAGCATTGTTGATATAAATTTGTCTTAGTGCCATTCAGGTGGCACAGGTGGTGACTGCTCTGCTAAAGGTCTAGTGAGATTTCAGAAGCAACCTTCAAATCAGTTTCTGACAGGCAGGAGTCATGCCACTGCTGATGCTGTTCTGGCTTCTGGCTCCAACTACAGCAAAGAGGCTGCAAACCATATGTGTGCTCACGGATTATATCGAGGTGGATAAAAGCTACTATAggcctggtgatctcattattggtgggaatttgcCCTTGGGAAGCATTTTAGAGTCTTCTGTCAGAGACTTTAATACATTGAATCTTCATTTAAGGAATGCGTAAGTTTCAGCTGGAGGGAAAACATGCATGATAATTATTCTCTTTGCTTTAAATTTAGGGACTTCTTTTCAGAAATACTTCTAATATTTGTACTGCCCTGGTTTAGTGCACATGTTCTGCTTTTCTCAATAAATTGCCAAGCTCTTAAAATCGGTTGGAATTCTCAGTCTCTTCATCAGGAAGATGATAAACCACAAAAATGAAGAGGGAAGCTGTGCTGGCCTAGTGAAGAAatcaaattataatattaatctgAAGAGTAACTTGTGGtagaaaattcaaataaaagcTCAGCACTCTTCAAGTTTTGGGGACTTGCAAAAATCCCTCTCAGTTTGGAATCAGCCGTGCTGATGAATAAAAGCCTTCATTAAATCTATGAGGTGACCCCCCCACTGTAGTCCTGTGCTCAGCAATCCTTATCCCACCTGGAGAAGCTGCTCCAAGAGAGCAGCTTAAATAATTACGGTGAAAGGCAGGCAATTGGAAAGGATTGCAGCCACTGCAGCAATGTGAATATGGCAGGGATGATCGAGACTATAAAACAATCCATAATATCCATATAAAGGCTTGTCTCCTTTCTCACAAAGTCATCCAACTTTAGCCAAAGGAAAAGCTTTGAAAAAATCCCCAACCAATAAAATTTGGGAGTTTCTTCCCCCAAAAGTCCCCCCAAACAGTGAAGCAAATTCTATAGCCATGCACAAGATTTCCTGTAATGTTCTCCAATGTTTTTCTCACTACAGAATCATCACCAGTTATTACCAGCAGTTCCTTGCATTGATGTTTGCAGTCTCCGAAGTCAATACGGATTTTCTTCTGctccccaacatcacccttggcttccacatctatGGCCATTACCAGAGGGAGATCGATATTTCCTTAGACagcctctccattctctccccacgaGGCCAAGtggttccaggttacaaatgtCATCATCCGGACATTCTGCTGTCGGTCATTGGTGGTCTCAGTGCCAAATCCTCACAACTGATGGActccatcttcagcatttttaaggtcccacaggtaagaaAGCTCTCTTGGATACAGTAAGGAATAGACAAAGATCAAAAGCACACAGAGAAGCCAAAGATGAAACTAAAGGTAGTTTTGGGTGTGTTGGGTAGCATATAATGAACTTTAGACTCTTAAAGGGTAGCCATCATTTTAGTGTCATTTATTTGATGTATCGGGTTGTTGgtttcttctcttgtcttccaATGTATCACAACCAATGAAAATAGCTAAGAAGGAGagccaaaaagaaaggaaaaaagattaaCAAATCAATAGACCACTACAAAACTGGAAAAtgtttaaaagatagaaatatgagatagactataccaaataaatattatacaaaatgacTTAAATGTAGTATATATTGTcatatatagaatatagagattattatatatagaatgaaaacaatgtatgaaataatgtaaatgcacaaatatacaaAGCTATAGTTATAAAAGGTTTACTTGTATAGATAAAaaaatcacaacagatatgtaaaaaaatgtaatgtgttgcaaagatatgaagtttgtacaaacaaaataaattttttttaaaaaaaatagctaagaaggaaagaagattaATTTTGCCAGTCAAAGTGAGTCAGTGTGACTGCGAGGGCCATCAACCACACAATGGTCACTACTAAAGTCAGCATACAACTTTGACTTGGTCTTTGAAAAAAAGAATCTCTTTTTCTCCAGCTcggtgttggctttgagttctctcagggagagagaagagtttatccttccttcttccggattaatcctaaggaatctcctcagtatgtgggtttagtccagctgctcctgcatttccagtggaactgggttgggcttcTGGCCCCTGAAGATGACAATGGAGAACGTGTCATCTCAACTCTGATGCCGATGCTCCAgaagaaggagatctgcctggccttcactcaAATGCTGAAACTGGATGATGTTAAAATCACGATGAAAAAGTTTGTTCTCAATTCCCATAGCTGGTCTAAAGCAGAAGTGTTTATTGTTTTTGGAGACTTCACTATTGCCAGTAATGTAGTAATGACGGTACATTATTTTGGAAAATTCAGAAAAGTGTCCTTAATTAAAGTTTATATCTTCACTTCACATTGGAAAATTGGCGTGGAAGAACATGAAGAAGCATTGCAATTTATAAAGAGTTTGCATGGGGTCCTGCATTTTAGGGACCACCCTGGGGATGTCTCTGAATTCAGCAAGTTCCTCCTGTCTTTAGACCTCTTGAACCCCCAAGGAGATGTCTTTCTCCCTCTATGGTGGGAATTGGCCTTTGGCTGCAAGATCCATAAATCAGGAAAGATCcctccaaagggggaaaaacaatgtACGGGAAAGGAGAATCTGCAGAATCTGCCCAATTACACTTTGGAAACAAGAATGACAGGtgaaagttacaatatctacaatgccatttatgctCTGGCACACGCTTTACATGCAATGCATGGATCCAGAGTCCGACCAatgaggcttggaaagaggatctcaGACATCCAGTCATGGCAGGTAGTTTCTGTGGCTTTTGACTCAGTCCGCTTAGTTCGGAAGCTCCCCATATGAATTTCTTCTGCTCCTGATTAAATGTCTTCATACTCTCCTAGCAATTCATCTGAGACCCTGCCCTTTTTCTTAAGTTTACCATTTGTTGTGCTACTCAGCTTGCTGTGTGAAAAGAGCTTCAGattaacaatggatggaaattaaccaaggagagaagcaacgtagaactaaggggAACTTTCTTAATGAACAGTTTACATTTAGAAGTCGTGGGTGCCCTATTGCTGGAATCATTGAAGAAGAGGCAGGATTGCCACTTGTCTAAAACTGTAGAGGGTctgttgcttgagcagggggttgtactagaagacctccaatgtcccttccaatacTGTGATTCTGTTTCTATGACAACCACAGCACAGAGCAAGATTCAAAGTGATCCTGATGGGTTCCTGGTCTGAAATTCATCAGGATTCCCTGCATAAAAGGCTAAAATGTTGGACCTCTCTGAATAGTAAAGTGACCAACCAGGTcagatgcttccttccacagggcCCAGTGGATCAAACCTGGTTCCAGCTGGATCCTTATTGCCTTTGACAATAAGCTGGAGAAAACCAGTGGAATTTTCCATGGTTCTAATAGAAATGATGTATTCATttcaaacattcattcatcaGTTAACAAGACCTTGGGCCAAGTAATTATTTGAAAGTCTATGTGGCCATGCCTCACAAGGGGAAAAGcctaaaattaaatttagattaTGGAACtaaattttttgttttttggtgaAATTGGAGATGGAAACCATGACAAAGGGGGAACTTTTAGTTTCAGAGTTACATACACCTAATTCCTCAGATCACCATCAAGAGATGGAACTAATATATCAAATATAAACCCATCTTCTCAAGATGGCCATCATGTTATGATAGAAGCCATGATGTCTCATTTGTAGCTCTGTCTGGTGGTTATCATAGAAACAGAATCACAGTATTGAAATAgacattggaggtcatctagcccaaatACTCCAATTTCTGAAAGTCtcctttctttcagattcttGCCTATTTGAGGACCATccagttcaacaacagtgctggagatgaagtctccttctcagaagatggactgggatctgctcgttatgatcttctcaactgggttctcTTCCCCAATAGATCCTTTGTCCCCATAAGAGTTGGGCATGTAAATCCTGAGGCTCCCCCAGGTCAGAATTTCACCATTAAATCTGATGGAATCATCTGGGCCACCAAGGTGAGCTGAAAGGAAATGTTGTAAGTTCAGGGAAAGATTCATTCTCTTCCTGAGATGCAGAACATCTTCCTAACTTGAAAAATTATCAATTGAGTCAGAATTTATGGCAGTCGTTTGGTGAAAAATCTCCTATGCATGTAACACATTTAAGCTCTGATGTATGTCATTCCACAAAGGTTTAGGCTTGGGAACACTGTTTCCTTAAAACATAGGATTCAATTACAGCCAGCAACAATTATTTCCATGGACCATTGTTGTATCATCACAGTTCTTTCTTTTAGAAATCCTCTCATCCCATCACAAGCCTTCCTGTGCAGGCAGAGACTCCCCATCCAATCTCCCACATCTATGGGTGTGTCAGGAATGCCCCTGGCCTGGTTATCCCAGGACTGTTCCTGATTTCTGATAGACAGTGGCAATGTATTTCTTTAGAAAAGATTCTGATCATAGAAGTAGGAATAAGGAAGGGAaataggaaagggaaaagaatggATGCAGCAGGTTCACTGCTTAGGTCATCTCAagtatttctcttttctcttccagaaggtgccctttgccaggtgtggcatgaagaggtgccatgcaggagagaggagaagagttccagagggccagccagtttgctgctaccaatgtgatgcttgtccagaagggaccttttctaatcagacaggtagagcaGACTTCAAATGTTCATCTTCCATAATCAAGGAAGACAttcattaaatcaatcaatcaatcagtatatgtatatgtatatgtatatgtatatgtatgtgtatgtgtatgtgtatgtgtatgtgtatgtgtatgtgtatgtgtatgtgtatgtgtatgtgtatatgtatatgtatatgtgtgtgtatatatatatatatatatatatatatatatatatatatatatatatatatatatatatatatatatatatatgtaggtc
Encoded here:
- the LOC116506697 gene encoding vomeronasal type-2 receptor 26-like, with product MPLLMLFWLLAPTTAKRLQTICVLTDYIEVDKSYYRPGDLIIGGNLPLGSILESSVRDFNTLNLHLRNAIITSYYQQFLALMFAVSEVNTDFLLLPNITLGFHIYGHYQREIDISLDSLSILSPRGQVVPGYKCHHPDILLSVIGGLSAKSSQLMDSIFSIFKVPQWNWVGLLAPEDDNGERVISTLMPMLQKKEICLAFTQMLKLDDVKITMKKFVLNSHSWSKAEVFIVFGDFTIASNVVMTVHYFGKFRKVSLIKVYIFTSHWKIGVEEHEEALQFIKSLHGVLHFRDHPGDVSEFSKFLLSLDLLNPQGDVFLPLWWELAFGCKIHKSGKIPPKGEKQCTGKENLQNLPNYTLETRMTAHCETCPEDQFPNKDKDQCIAKKVHFLAYQDTLGYILVFLALFLSVITSAVLVIFYKHHDTPIVKANNRDLTYILLVSLLLCFLCSFLFIGQPEKVTCLFQQSAFAILFSLAVSSVLAKTVMVVLAFMATKPGNRTRKLLGKPLTNSIILACPLIQAVLCATWLGTSPPFPNLDFNSLFGEIILECKDGSALMFYIVLVYLGFLAFISFTVAFLARKLPDSFNEAKFITFSMLVFCSVWITFLPTYLSTKGKSMVAVEIFSILASGAALLACIFFPKCYIILLRPDLNCRENIVRNKNF